The bacterium nucleotide sequence GAGGAGAACCTGTTATCTCTTCAGCGGGAGCTTGCCAATTTTTTCTATCGACCAGGCCGGTATCGCAGTTTCCCGATCCATGAGCCCAAATCCCGGTTGATCAGCGCAGCCTCTTTCCGCGATCGGGTTGTCCATCATGCCCTCTGCAATCTCATCGAACCGGTTTTTGACCGCTCCTTCATCCACGATAGTTACGCCAATCGCCTCAACAAAGGGACCCACAGGGCGCTCAACCGCTGTCAACAGTTTGCCAGGCGCTATAAGTATGTTCTATCATGTGATATTGTGCAGTTTTTCCCCGCCATCGATCATGCAATTCTCCTTAAAACCTTAAAGCGTAAAATCAATGATCGACGTATCATTTGGCTCATTCAAACTATCCTCAAGAGCGGCGCGGACATTCTTTCAGAGCGCTATGATATGGTCTATTTCCCGGGAGATGACCTCTTTGCCGCGTTGCGCCCGCGAGGGTTGCTTATCGGCAACCTGACCAGCCAATTCTGGGCGAATGTCTATCTCAATCCCTTCGACCATTTTGTCAAGCGCGAACTGCGCTGTCCGGCTTATCTGCGTTACGTGGATGATTTTCTTTTATTCGCCAAGGACAAAACAAGTCTTTGGGGAATGCTGGAAAGAATTGAACTATTTCTCATGAAATACCGGTTGACCATTCATCCAGGCAGTCATCCCCGGCCGGTCGCGGAGGGCATTTCCTTTCTGGGATTTATCGTTTATCCTCAGCGGCGCCGTTTGAAACGGCGAAAGGTAGTACATTTTCAACGCCGACTCAAGCGGTTGATCGCAGATTATCAAACAGGTATTATCGATAGGGAAAAGCTGGATGCCAGCGTGCAGGGATGGATCAATCATGCGCGCTATGGGAATACGGAAGGTCTACAGAAAAAAGTCTTATCGCATTACTATAGCCTTGAGTAGCCTGCTGGCGTGTGCCGGGTCTTTACCCGCGACCAAGCTGATAGTATAGCACTGTGCTCCTGCAGACCGACTTTAGGAAGAATTAGTGGAAAAAGCTCATGGTAGATGATGCATCTCGCCAGAGACTCGCAACTTTGTCGCAGCAGATCAGGCGAAGCGCTGCCCAATATAAATAGCGAGCGTCGTTGTCGGGTCGATCGACCAGCACACGGAACTCGCAGAACTAACCCGGCAGCCGCTGTATCTCATCAATCACGCCAAGGCCTTTGAGTCATTTCAGAGCCAACATGGGGTCAGATACGCTTGCCAGGACTTCCGGATTCTCTAGATCAAAGAATGCGGCACCTGCGGCTTTCTGCTCGGCCACCTGGCGCGCCAGTGTTATGTTACCGACCTGGCGGGCACCAATTATGCCGACAACCGGATGGGATTCGAGCAAATGCCTGACTTGTTTGATTTGTTCAGTGCGGATGATCAACCGGTACAGTCCTTGAAAAATGAAAGACACAATATTAGTATTTAATGACAATAAATAATTAAGTATAATATAATTATTTTAATTATGTTTAACTGTTACCTCATTGGGATGCAGGAGATAATGAGTTATGGCAGAAAAAAATCACGTATGCAGTATTTGCGGAGAAGCCCTGGAGGACCCGGAATTCACGGCTATCTATCCCAACTTTGTCTGCAGGGCGTGTGACGAGAAGGCGGTCACTGTTCAGGGCAAACTGCCCTGCCATTTCAGCGATGCAGATGATGGCGATAATCCTGTGTTTATCGATGGCAGGAAATGCTGGAGACGTTACCGTTTCGGCGGATATATTACCATGTTGGATGACCTGGACTGTCAGACACTCGACGAGTTCTATGCCAGGCATAAATGAAACTGATCGGTAACCGATCGATTGCGGTTTTCTGAATTGCAGAGATTTTCTTGCTATACCCACCAGCCCTTTTTCTCAAACTTCCACATCCAGGTTCGATCCTGCCGCGATATCGTCTGATTCTTTATTTTTTATTACATTTAACTTGATTTTTCTGACCTGTTTGGCTAATTTGGATTCAAGCTGAAAGCGGCATGACCCGTCCGAATGGTCCAGAGATGCAAAGAGGGACATTGCATGAGCACTCCCCGCGAGAGGATGCGTGAAGCGATGGAGTTGGGAACTCCGGCACGTGTCCCTTTGATGTGTCAGCTCAGCATCGGACACATGCTGCTGCAGCTCGACGTTTCACCGCTCGAGTTTTGGCACGACGCCGATCTCTTTGCAGAGGGACTCTGCCGCCTGCGGGAGATCTATCAGTTCGATGGCGTGCTGGTTAGTCTGCACGGCCACGACCCGGACTGGAGATCGGGCATCAGATCCCGGAAAGAAACGCCCTCCGGTGAAGAGGTAACCTGGGAGGACGGCACCACCCTTCGCTATCTCTCTGATGACCTTCCCCAACCGGTCGTCGATGAACGATCACCCGGGCTTTCCGCAAGCGCGGCGCTCGATTTGCTCCCCCCAAGGCTTACCTTCATTCCCGTCTCGCAAGGCCTCAGATTCCGCATCCATCCGGAGCACAAGTTTGATATCTTCCGCAAGGTCAGAAACCGCCTCGGGGACGCCTTCTCGCTGCATGGGGAAATCACCTCTCCGTTCGACTACTTCCTCGATCTTCTCGGCCACCAATCGGGATTGCTCAGCCTTCTGCTCGAGCCCGAGCCGTCAAAGGAAATCCTGCGCTGGTACACCGGACTGATCAAGGAGCTTGCGGTGGAGATGTGTTCGGCGGGGATCGATGCGATCAAGGTCTCTTCGCCCTTCGCCGGGTCGGGATTCATCTCGCCGGAGATGTATCGTGAGTTCGTGCTCCCTTTCGAGGGCGACATCGCCCGTGCGGTGCGCAGCCGCGGCATCCCGATCTACACCCATACCTGCGGCGCGATCTCCGACCGCCTGGAGATGCTCTTTGCGGCCGGGGTCAGCGGCATAGAGTGCCTTGATCCGCCTCCGCTCGGAAATGTCGAGCTCGCAGATGCCAAGCGCCGGATCGGCGCCCGCGGATTCATCAAGGGCAACATCGACTCCGTCAACACCCTTCTCCTCGGCTCCAGTGCGCAGATCCTTCAGGATGCCCGGCAGCGCATCGAGACCGGCAAGCAGGGTGGAGGGTTCATCCTGAGCACGGCCTGCTCGGTTGCGCCGTATGTCGAGCGTGAGAAACTCCAGTTATTGCATGAAGCGGTCGATCGCTGGGGATAACCAGCAGCAAAGAGGAACACCGTATGGCTCATCTCACTTCGCGTTCCGCCTACCGGAATCTGGTTGAACGCCTGAACCGGTTCCCGCAAGGGGCTCCGCCGTCGCAGCTTCTCGATAAAATCCTGCAGCTGCTCTTCACCGAGAAGGAGGCGCAGCTGGTCGCCCTTCTCCCTATCAAGCCCTTCCGGGCGGCCGCTGCGGCCCGCCTGTGGAAAATGCCGCTCGCCGAGAGCCGGGCGATCCTTGACCGGCTGGCGGACAAGGGGATCGTGCTCGATGTGGACAAGAACGGCGAGCCGATCTACACCCTGCCCCCGCCGATGGCGGGATTCTTCGAGTTTTCGATGATGCGGGTGCGGACGGATGTCGATCAGAAGGTACTGGCGGAACTCTTCTATCAGTATCTCAATGTGGAAGAGGAGTTCATCAAGGCGCTCTTTACGGATGGGCAGACGCAGCTGGGACGGACCTTTGTCCACGAGCCGGCGCTTCCTCCGGAAATCTCCCTGCATGTGCTCGAGTACGAGCGCGCCAGCGAGGTCATACGCAGCGCCCGATTCCGGGCGGTGGGTGTCTGCTACTGCCGTCACAAGATGCAGCATCTGGGAAAGGCCTGCAGCGCCCCGCTCGACATCTGCCTGACCTTCAACGGCCCGGCCGAGTCCCTGATCAAGCATAACGTAGCCCGGGCCATCGATGTCCAGGAGGGGCTCGACCTTCTCCAGCAGGCCTATGACCACAAGCTGGTTCAGTTCGGTGAGAATGTCCGGGAATCGGTCGGATTCATCTGCAACTGCTGCGGATGCTGCTGCGAAGCGATGCTCGCGGCCAAACGGTTTGGAGCGCTGCACCCGGTGCATACGACCAACTATATTCCGGAGATCGTGGAGAGTACGTGTACGGGATGCGGCAAGTGCGTGGAGGTCTGTCCGGTTGAAGCGATGGCCCTGGTCTCAGCCGGAGATCCGCTCCGCAAGAAGAAAAAGAAAGCGCGTCTCGAAGAGGAGATCTGTCTCGGATGCGGGGTGTGCGTCCGGGCCTGCCCGGAAGAAAGCCTTCAGTTGAAGGCCAGGGTCTCCCGGGTGATCACCCCGCTCAATTCCACCCACCGTGCGGTCATCATGGCCGTCGAGCGGGGCAAGCTGCAAAACCTGATCTTCGATCAGGGCGCGCTGCAAAGCCATCGGGCGATGGCCGCGATACTTGGCGTGCTGCTCAAAGCCCCCCCAATCAAGCAGGCCATGGCCAGTGAGCAGATCAAGTCGAGGTATTTTGAGTGGCTGGTGTCCAGGCGCAAGAACTGAGCATTCTGCAATTCCGCTGTGAACGGCTGTGCTACCGGCGGTTCGGGTTATACCGCACCGGCTTACCGGCCACCCGTTCGATCGGATCATTGACATAGACCTTGCCAAGTCCGATCGCTGAGGTGAAGGTTCCCCCTTTTCTGTCCTCGCTGATCCCGTCTGAATACCCCAAATCCACCGGTATCTTGCCACGACCGCCCTGCGCGTCAATGACAAAGGTGGGGCGCAAAAAGCCGGTGGTCGCGCCGCAGAGGTCCCGGCAGATCTCCTTGCCTCTGTAGACCTCGGTGCGGAAGTGGCCGGTTCCCTCGACCAGATCGGCATAATAGAGATAGTAAGGCTTGACGCCCATGCGGCCGAGGCCGTGCATCAGCTCACGCATGATATCGGTATCGTCGTTGACCCCCTTGAGGAGCACCGTCTGACAGCCGATGGGAATGCCCAGATCCCGCAAGCATTTGACCGCCTGATAGCTCTGATCGGTGATCTCGTTGGGATGATTGAAATGGGTGTTGATGAAGAGCTGGGGCTCTTTCAGTGATTTGGGCGTATGACTCTTGAGCATATCGAGGAATTCCTGGTCCTCGTAGATCCGCATCGGCCAGACGCAGGGGACCCGCGTACCGATGCGGATGATGTCCAGGTGTTTGATCTCCCTCAGCTTGCCGAGAATCTCATCCAGTTTCTTGTTGGCCAGCAACAGGGGATCGCCGCCGGAGATGAGGACATCGCGGATGTCATCATGCGCGGCGATATACTCGATTCCCTTGTTGATCTCTTCGCTGGAGACATTCTTGTGTTCATCGCCCACCTTGCGCTTGCGCGTGCAGAAACGGCAATACATCGCGCACTCGATCGAAACGAAGAGCAGGACACGGTCCGGATAGCGGTGAATAATGGTCCTGGGGCCGCCCAGAGGGATATCGCCCTCTTCATCGAGGGGATCTTCGCTGAGATCCATGTAATGCACCAGCTCCTCGACATCCGGCACCGCCTGTTTCCAGATGCCGTCGTTCATTTTTTCGATGAGGCCGAGGTAATAGGTGTTGATCCGCATCGGATATTTCGCGATGACATCCCGGAGGCGGGGATCGACCCGCGCCTTTTGATCGGTGAGCCATTTTTCGAGGTCTTCGTAGCTTTTCAATGAATTTTTAAGGATCTCTTTGTACGCCATGGTACTTCTCCGGTAAAGGACAGTTTTCAGGTGAACCGCTTCCACGGACGGATGGGCCGCTGAGGCCTCCTGATGTTATATACGATCGCCGGCGTATCTTTCGCCACGCGATCCGGCATCCGAAATCATTCAGGTTGGTCTTGCATCCCTCAATGCCAGACCGCCGAGGGACGTTTCGCGGTATTGGCTTTGCAGGCTGATCCCGGTTTCATACATGGTTTTCACCACTTCATCAAAGCTGATCCGGTGACGGCCGTCGGACATGAGGGCATAGGTGTTGTGGGCCAGGGCGCGCTGTGCGCCGAAGGCATTTCTTTCGATACAGGGTATTTGCACCAGTCCTTCCACCGGATCACAGGTTAATCCGAGGTGATGTTCCAGGCCCATTTCCGCGGCGTATTCGATCTGAGTGATGGTACCGCCCATGATTTGTGCTGCGGCAGCGGAAGCCATCGCACAGGCCGTACCCACTTCCCCCTGGCATCCCACCTCAGCCCCGGAGATGGAGGCATTGGCTTTCACCAGGCTGCCTATCAATCCGGCAGTGGACAAGGCTTTGAGAATAACCTCCCTCTCTGTCTTGTACACTTTTTTATGGTAGTACAGCACAGCAGGCAAAACTCCACTTGCACCGCAGGTGGGAGCCGTTACAATTACCCCTCCAGCTGCATTTTCTTCGGATACAGCGAGGGCATAAGCAAAGATCTGCGCTCTGCGCCTGAAAGGCCCGGAATACTGATCTGCTTTTGCCTTGAATTGACGAGCTTTGCGGGGGAGTTTCAAACTGCCGGGCAAAATGCCATCCGAAATCAGGCCGCGACGAATGCTCTCCTGCATCGCATCCCAGATGTGTTTTAAAAAATCCCAGATTTCCGGACCTTCGACTTTCTCGACATATTCCCAGAATTTCAGTCCGTTATGAAGACAGTATTCCAGAATCGAATTCATGGTGGTATGCGGATAGATCGGAACGGTTTCCAGACCAGAGGTATCATCCACCACGGCGCCTCCCCCCACACTGTAGGCTATCCAGCGATCAATCAAGGATCCGGCCTGGTCAAATGCTGTAAATTCCATGGCGTTGGGGTGCCTGGGCAGAAAAATGCCGGGTTCCCATTTGATTTCCGCCCTCCGGCCGGAAAAAACGTTGTGAATGACCAGATCCGTCAAGTGCCCTTTGCCAGTGGCTGCCAGGCTGCCGAACAAGGTAATGTTGAAATGGTCAGCCTGGCTGTTTTTTCCGAGAAACCGTTCAGCGGCCTTCCGTGGTCCCATGGTATGGCTGCTTGAAGGCCCATGTCCGATTTTGTATATCTCTTTGATCGATTCCATCATGATGGTAGAAAGCTTGATTTTGCTGGGGTTGAAAAAATGAATGACACCAGAAGACAAGATCTTACAGAGAGTCAAAAAACGAGGCATCCATTATTGGTTATGCGCCTGATACCCGGCGTTTTCCCCATTATTAGCAGAGCCCAGCCCTCTGCTGCGCCCACATTGTTACCAACCTGCCGGAAAATTAGCCAACATAAACCTGAAAAGCAAATAAAATCCCCAAGCATGTCAACAGGCCATTCCCGGCTGGATCGACCTGCGCAGAGATTAAGAAAGGATTTTTTAGCCAAATAAAACCTCGGGAAAAACCGGGTTGACAAGTGTCCGCAAATGGGCAAAATGGCGGCGTTTGATAAAGAAAGAGTTCCGTATTACCAGAACTCTCTCATGAATTTTATTACTTCATCTTGGCGGGGCCGACGGATCTCGAGCCCACGGCCTCTGGCTTGACAGGCCAGGAACAGTGGGCTAGAAATTGGCCTAACTTATTGATTATTTGTACGGGTTGAAAAATACTGGCCTAAAGTTGGGCTAATTGAATCTCGGTGGATTTCACGCGAGAAATACTTGTTAGGAGTGGTTGACAATAAATTACAGTTACAGGCGATGAAGTGAAGGTGACTTTATATCATTCGTCCTTCTCTGATTGCTGCGCGAGTTGATCCTGCAGCGATAGGGCCTGGTTATATACCTTTTTGCACTTTTCCTTGGTTTTCAGATCCTGATTGACTAATTTCCGGGCATCGAGTGGGCGATGAGGGGGCCGGGCAAGGGCTTGGCGCTATGAAAATGGGGTATCAGGCGCTTAACCGAGGACGATTTCCTCAGTTTTTTGCCCCCTAGCAAAATCAAATTTCCTGTCAGCCTTCGCCACACCACCATAGACCGGATCAAACAGCACCGCATGGAATGCGGTTACAAATTCAGGTTCACCTCTTTCAAAGCGGACGCGAACCGGTCCCTGGTGACCGTCGCCAATTTCGACGCTTGGATCTGCGTCAACGGCGTGCGATCCTCCGAATACCGCAAGTTTGTCCAGCCCGGCGAGGAACGCCGGTTCGAGGTCAGGAGCGGTGGAATAAATCCGAAATTGACGATCGAAAGCGACAGCCTGGTGCCGGGCCAGGTCATTTAATTCGAAGCGGATTTGAAATAATCGGCTTACCCTCCGGGAGGGTGCCTGACTGGACTCCCCCACCCTCCTGGAGGGTGTTCAAATTTTTACGGAGATATGATGATGCATTGGAAGATGCTTGCGACTTTACTCGTGGCCGCCGGCTTGTTCGGGCAAACCCCGCCGAACGGGGGCACCACACCCGATAAGCCGATGACGGATTCGTCCTCCACAATCCGCAACGGACGCCTCATCGACGAGATCCGGGCCTTTAATACCGGAGTGGCCGTGTGGTGGACCGGCGCCAACGGTTGGCTGATCAAGTCCGGCGATTGCCTGATGGGAACCGATCTCTGCTTGGAGCAGAGCGACCGCGAGATTCCCTCCCCGGTGTCGGCCGAAGAACTGGCTCCGGATATCGACATCCTTTTCATCACGCACGAACACGGGGACCATTTCGAGCCGGAGACGGCGAGAATCCTCGCCCGGAAATCCGATTGCCTTTTCGTCCTCCCCCGGAATTGCCTGCCCGCTGCGCGTGAGTTCGGCATCCCGGAAAAGCGCATCCGGGTGGCTGTTCCTAGGACGCCTTTCTCCCTTACGGGAGTGGAGGTCCTCCCTATGCGCGCCATTCACGGGAACCCGCGTTTCGCCGTTTTCGTCGACGCCAACTTGGAGGACTGCGGATATATGATCACAACCGGTGGCACGAGTCTCCTCCAGCCCGGGGACACGGTTCTCTTGGAGGACCATCTTTTTCTCAAGCATGTGGACGTGCTTTTTGTCTCCCCCACCGAACACAACACGGCCGTCGACAGGTCGGTGATCCTCATCAACGAACTCGGACCGGATTTCATCTTTCCCCAGCACCGCGACACGTTCCACGTCACGTCGGAAAACCGCTACTGGACCACGGCCTGGACCCATGAGGTCAGAACCCTTCTCTCCAAGCCCCTCCAGGAGCGCTATCATATTCTCGAGATGGGCGGGGGAATGGTGATTCGGGCGGCCCGTTGACTTTACGCGTTCCAACGTCTGTATGCGATCCAAAGGCGCTGTAAGGCTAACCGGTGCCAGCACACAATTTCTGGCCTAATACTATCGGCTGGTCACTTCCACGTCCATCACTGAAAGGACCGGCCTTTCAAAACCTGGTGGAAGATTTTCCCTATCGCAACAGCATCAACTTCACCACATCCCCGGTCACCGGTGTAGCGATCCGGCAAAAATAGAGGCCGGAGGACTGACCGGATCCATCCCACACCAGGGTATGCAAACCAGCCTGCTGAGCACCCAATTCACGCTGCACCACCAGCTGACCGCGGGTGTTGTAAATGCTCATCGTCACCTCAGCCGCCTCCGGCAGAGCATAAGAGAGGATCGTTGCGCCATTGAAGGGATTGGGATGATTGGTGAAAACTCGAAATTCCGATACCATCCCGACAGGCTCCGCTTCCTCCCACTCCACGGCCAGTTCGCGTCCACTCTTGTCCGCGCATCTAAAGTCCGTCACAACAACATGCGCCTTGTGCTCAAAACACAGCTCCGCCAGTTTTCCCGAACCGCTGGCACCGGCATAATCACCATAGCTAAAGGCAGCCACGACCACATTCCGGACAGAATCGTGCGATGGCGGCAGGGCTACTGCCGTGTTGCCGCTGCTACTGAGAAAATCTCCGAGCACCATTTCCTTCAAGCCGGTTCCATCGGTCTGCAGCGCCATCTGAAACGCCGCCAATTCCGATGCCCCGTCGGCCCAGATTTCATATTTCTCGGGCGCCGCATGGATGATTTTAACTTTGATGGGCGCTGCCTCAGCCATGGCCCTCTTCATCTTCTCTGCTGCAGGAACCGGCTTGTTCCACCACGACGCCACCAGCTGAATGTCGAAAATATCGATATATCCGTCGGAATTGACATCATAGGCTGCCAAAAAGTTCGCGCTGGATCGGGTGCTGCCCCAACGGCTGGCGACCAGCTGGATATCGATGATATCCACATCGTGATCGCGGTCTACATCAGCCCAAAAACTGGAGGGTGCCGAAAGCGTCAGAATCAGATCCCCGTATGAAAAGGGTCCATAGGCCCAGTTATTGCCGCCAATAATACTCGGCAGTTTCGCGGCTGTCTCCTGCGGCCAGGTGCCGCTGAACTGGCCGTTGCCGCCGTCATAGACGTACAGCAGGAATCCCATTTCGGAAAAGGGCAAATAATTAAATGGCGCCGTCCGCAGATCAAAGGTGATTTCGGTTTGCACATGCCCACTGCTCGCGGAGATGCCCTGGGTGATGCC carries:
- a CDS encoding reverse transcriptase/maturase family protein, with product MISAASFRDRVVHHALCNLIEPVFDRSFIHDSYANRLNKGTHRALNRCQQFARRYKYVLSCDIVQFFPAIDHAILLKTLKRKINDRRIIWLIQTILKSGADILSERYDMVYFPGDDLFAALRPRGLLIGNLTSQFWANVYLNPFDHFVKRELRCPAYLRYVDDFLLFAKDKTSLWGMLERIELFLMKYRLTIHPGSHPRPVAEGISFLGFIVYPQRRRLKRRKVVHFQRRLKRLIADYQTGIIDREKLDASVQGWINHARYGNTEGLQKKVLSHYYSLE
- a CDS encoding uroporphyrinogen decarboxylase family protein encodes the protein MSTPRERMREAMELGTPARVPLMCQLSIGHMLLQLDVSPLEFWHDADLFAEGLCRLREIYQFDGVLVSLHGHDPDWRSGIRSRKETPSGEEVTWEDGTTLRYLSDDLPQPVVDERSPGLSASAALDLLPPRLTFIPVSQGLRFRIHPEHKFDIFRKVRNRLGDAFSLHGEITSPFDYFLDLLGHQSGLLSLLLEPEPSKEILRWYTGLIKELAVEMCSAGIDAIKVSSPFAGSGFISPEMYREFVLPFEGDIARAVRSRGIPIYTHTCGAISDRLEMLFAAGVSGIECLDPPPLGNVELADAKRRIGARGFIKGNIDSVNTLLLGSSAQILQDARQRIETGKQGGGFILSTACSVAPYVEREKLQLLHEAVDRWG
- a CDS encoding 4Fe-4S dicluster domain-containing protein, which gives rise to MAHLTSRSAYRNLVERLNRFPQGAPPSQLLDKILQLLFTEKEAQLVALLPIKPFRAAAAARLWKMPLAESRAILDRLADKGIVLDVDKNGEPIYTLPPPMAGFFEFSMMRVRTDVDQKVLAELFYQYLNVEEEFIKALFTDGQTQLGRTFVHEPALPPEISLHVLEYERASEVIRSARFRAVGVCYCRHKMQHLGKACSAPLDICLTFNGPAESLIKHNVARAIDVQEGLDLLQQAYDHKLVQFGENVRESVGFICNCCGCCCEAMLAAKRFGALHPVHTTNYIPEIVESTCTGCGKCVEVCPVEAMALVSAGDPLRKKKKKARLEEEICLGCGVCVRACPEESLQLKARVSRVITPLNSTHRAVIMAVERGKLQNLIFDQGALQSHRAMAAILGVLLKAPPIKQAMASEQIKSRYFEWLVSRRKN
- a CDS encoding KamA family radical SAM protein, giving the protein MAYKEILKNSLKSYEDLEKWLTDQKARVDPRLRDVIAKYPMRINTYYLGLIEKMNDGIWKQAVPDVEELVHYMDLSEDPLDEEGDIPLGGPRTIIHRYPDRVLLFVSIECAMYCRFCTRKRKVGDEHKNVSSEEINKGIEYIAAHDDIRDVLISGGDPLLLANKKLDEILGKLREIKHLDIIRIGTRVPCVWPMRIYEDQEFLDMLKSHTPKSLKEPQLFINTHFNHPNEITDQSYQAVKCLRDLGIPIGCQTVLLKGVNDDTDIMRELMHGLGRMGVKPYYLYYADLVEGTGHFRTEVYRGKEICRDLCGATTGFLRPTFVIDAQGGRGKIPVDLGYSDGISEDRKGGTFTSAIGLGKVYVNDPIERVAGKPVRYNPNRR
- a CDS encoding L-serine ammonia-lyase, which codes for MESIKEIYKIGHGPSSSHTMGPRKAAERFLGKNSQADHFNITLFGSLAATGKGHLTDLVIHNVFSGRRAEIKWEPGIFLPRHPNAMEFTAFDQAGSLIDRWIAYSVGGGAVVDDTSGLETVPIYPHTTMNSILEYCLHNGLKFWEYVEKVEGPEIWDFLKHIWDAMQESIRRGLISDGILPGSLKLPRKARQFKAKADQYSGPFRRRAQIFAYALAVSEENAAGGVIVTAPTCGASGVLPAVLYYHKKVYKTEREVILKALSTAGLIGSLVKANASISGAEVGCQGEVGTACAMASAAAAQIMGGTITQIEYAAEMGLEHHLGLTCDPVEGLVQIPCIERNAFGAQRALAHNTYALMSDGRHRISFDEVVKTMYETGISLQSQYRETSLGGLALRDARPT
- a CDS encoding MBL fold metallo-hydrolase produces the protein MMHWKMLATLLVAAGLFGQTPPNGGTTPDKPMTDSSSTIRNGRLIDEIRAFNTGVAVWWTGANGWLIKSGDCLMGTDLCLEQSDREIPSPVSAEELAPDIDILFITHEHGDHFEPETARILARKSDCLFVLPRNCLPAAREFGIPEKRIRVAVPRTPFSLTGVEVLPMRAIHGNPRFAVFVDANLEDCGYMITTGGTSLLQPGDTVLLEDHLFLKHVDVLFVSPTEHNTAVDRSVILINELGPDFIFPQHRDTFHVTSENRYWTTAWTHEVRTLLSKPLQERYHILEMGGGMVIRAAR
- a CDS encoding FlgD immunoglobulin-like domain containing protein; this translates as MKHKAVLVMILAISGALKAQVSQDSPPHGIASILPVDGTLVANGCQSTEMMAPPSTVVALDGYSRLIPLAWKPVSSDTLLGYDVYRSTSSSGAYSRVAQSIKNCYYRDETASSGITFFYKIQSVYNKSVSGFSATASAKALENGYVIQSTFASTAPVVDGVIHAAEWSQARVVDALYPGLTGVVRLYVQNDQNRLYLAVDDQKNPQLDSWDAVGIFFDRDMDREWSGDSRSEGLIQVYWDNGSAKNRFLPAHGKWPDKLSLEGAVVLSGITQGISASSGHVQTEITFDLRTAPFNYLPFSEMGFLLYVYDGGNGQFSGTWPQETAAKLPSIIGGNNWAYGPFSYGDLILTLSAPSSFWADVDRDHDVDIIDIQLVASRWGSTRSSANFLAAYDVNSDGYIDIFDIQLVASWWNKPVPAAEKMKRAMAEAAPIKVKIIHAAPEKYEIWADGASELAAFQMALQTDGTGLKEMVLGDFLSSSGNTAVALPPSHDSVRNVVVAAFSYGDYAGASGSGKLAELCFEHKAHVVVTDFRCADKSGRELAVEWEEAEPVGMVSEFRVFTNHPNPFNGATILSYALPEAAEVTMSIYNTRGQLVVQRELGAQQAGLHTLVWDGSGQSSGLYFCRIATPVTGDVVKLMLLR